Proteins encoded together in one Lathyrus oleraceus cultivar Zhongwan6 chromosome 5, CAAS_Psat_ZW6_1.0, whole genome shotgun sequence window:
- the LOC127087240 gene encoding protein FAR1-RELATED SEQUENCE 4 has product MDSSNVMGNTIPEPNNEMEFESHEAAYSFYKEYAKSVGFGTAKLSSRRSRASKEFIDAKFSCIRYGNKQQSDDAINPRPSPKIGCKASLHVKRRPDGKWYVFSFVKEHNHELLPAQAHFFRSHRNSDPLSNDVRMRRKKNSTAGGKLFSAYQNVECLEYIMNRQNDKGRSLVLEPGNAQLLLELFMHMQEENPKFFYAIDLNEEHRLRNVFWVDSKGLEDFGYFADVVSFDTTYFTSKYKIPLVLFVGVNHHVQPTLLGCALIADETIYTFAWLLHTWFIAMGERVPQVFLTDQNDAIKAAVAAVFPGTRHCFCLWHVFEKIPKHLEFLGAWHVSFMEKFKKCIFKSWTEDQFEKRWWKLVDRFKLRDVKWVQSLYEDRSSWVPTFMRDVSFSGLCTSSRSESLNSLFDKYVQVDTSLREFIEQYRLILEDRYEEEAKANFDAWHETPELKSPSPFEKQLLFVYTHEIYQKFQFEVLGASACHLKRENDGVITSYNVKDFENDQNYTVEWNTSNSDICCSCHLFEYKGYLCRHAIVVLQMSGVFNIPTKYILKRWTNAALSRHPIGEKLEDVQSKVRRFNDLCRRAIILGEEGSLSQESYHMALSALSEALKQCANLNNSVENAALASTHVGCNVVEEYQSVSTSTDKVSDPKMNTGKKAARTGVAGRSLGGIENIEGNKGKVPQLGVVSGNNGFQQMEPTDLRSHNVVPMQFHSMVPAAMFHNVSSPFHNASSTHLHDNHLPP; this is encoded by the exons ATGGATTCTTCTAATGTAATGGGTAATACAATTCCAGAACCTAATAATGAAATGGAATTTGAGTCTCATGAAGCTGCATATTCGTTTTACAAAGAATATGCTAAATCTGTAGGGTTTGGTACTGCTAAGTTAAGTAGTCGTCGGTCTAGGGCATCCAAGGAATTTATTGATGCTAAGTTTTCATGTATAAGATATGGTAATAAGCAACAATCCGACGATGCGATTAATCCTCGTCCGTCGCCGAAAATCGGCTGTAAAGCAAGCTTGCATGTTAAGAGAAGACCGGATGGTAAATGGTATGTTTTTAGTTTTGTGAAGGAGCATAATCATGAGCTTTTGCCCGCTCAAGCTCATTTTTTTCGAAGTCATCGGAATTCTGATCCGTTGAGTAATGATGTTCGGATGCGGCGGAAGAAGAACTCGACTGCAGGTGGTAAGTTATTTAGTGCTTATCAGAATGTTGAATGTTTGGAATATATTATGAATCGTCAAAATGACAAAGGACGGAGTTTGGTTTTAGAACCAGGGAATGCTCAGTTGCTTCTTGAATTATTCATGCATATGCAGGAAGAGAATCCGAAATTTTTCTATGCGATTGATTTGAATGAAGAGCATCGACTTAGGAATGTGTTTTGGGTTGATTCTAAAGGGTTGGAAGATTTTGGTTATTTTGCTGATGTTGTTTCTTTTGACACAACGTATTTTACTAGCAAGTATAAAATACCGTTGGTACTTTTCGTTGGAGTTAACCATCATGTTCAACCGACATTGCTTGGATGCGCACTGATAGCCGATGAAACAATTTATACTTTTGCCTGGTTACTGCACACATGGTTTATAGCAATGGGAGAGCGTGTTCCGCAAGTGTTTCTGACCGACCAAAACGACGCTATTAAagctgctgttgctgctgtttTTCCAGGAACGCGTCACTGTTTTTGTTTGTGGCATGTTTTCGAAAAGATACCAAAACATCTCGAATTTTTAGGTGCATGGCATGTTAGCTTTATGGAAAAGTTCAAGAAATGTATATTTAAGTCATGGACAGAAGACCAATTTGAAAAGAGATGGTGGAAGCTGGTTGATAGGTTTAAACTTCGAGATGTTAAATGGGTCCAATCCTTGTACGAAGATCGATCATCTTGGGTGCCAACTTTTATGAGGGATGTTTCTTTTTCCGGCTTATGTACTAGCTCGCGTTCAGAAAGTTTGAATTCTTTGTTCGATAAATATGTCCAAGTTGATACTTCACTGAGAGAATTTATCGAGCAGTACCGATTGATTCTTGAAGATAGATACGAAGAGGAAGCCAAAGCAAATTTTGATGCTTGGCATGAAACACCCGAGTTAAAGTCTCCTTCCCCGTTTGAAAAACAATTGTTGTTCGTTTACACTCACGAAATCTATCAAAAATTTCAGTTTGAGGTTTTGGGTGCTTCTGCTTGCCATTTAAAGAGAGAAAATGACGGCGTGATTACGAGTTATAATGTGAAAGACTTTGAAAATGATCAGAACTACACGGTAGAATGGAACACATCGAACTCAGATATATGTTGTTCCTGTCACTTGTTTGAGTATAAGGGTTACCTCTGTAGACATGCGATTGTCGTTCTCCAAATGTCTGGTGTTTTTAACATCCCGACAAAGTATATATTGAAAAGATGGACAAATGCTGCTTTAAGTAGGCATCCTATAGGTGAAAAACTGGAAGACGTTCAATCCAAGGTCCGGAGATTCAATGATTTATGCAGACGAGCCATAATATTGGGCGAAGAAGGTTCTTTATCTCAAGAAAGTTACCATATGGCTTTAAGTGCATTAAGTGAAGCTCTAAAGCAATGCGCGAATTTGAACAACTCTGTTGAGAATGCAGCCTTAGCTAGTACTCATGTTGGTTGCAATGTTGTAGAAGAGTATCAATCCGTTAGTACATCTACCGATAAGGTGTCTGACCCAAAGATGAATACGGGTAAGAAAGCTGCGAGGACTGGTGTGGCTGGTAGGAGTCTAGGAGGTATCGAAAATATTGAAGGAAATAAAGGAAAG GTACCTCAGCTTGGAGTAGTAAGTGGTAACAATGGTTTTCAACAAATG GAGCCAACTGATCTAAGGTCACATAATGTCGTGCCAATGCAGTTCCACAGCATGGTGCCGGCTGCTATGTTCCATAACGTCTCGTCCCCGTTTCACAATGCAAGCTCAACTCATTTGCATGACAACCATCTTCCTCCTTAG